One window from the genome of Longimicrobiaceae bacterium encodes:
- a CDS encoding PQQ-dependent sugar dehydrogenase — protein MDEMLGSPVRPGRLPVALLLAALATCSPDDVNRPREVAAVEVVAPVDSVEVGGTLQLAATPRASDGSELPTVPVSWATPDGEVASVDDAGRVTGKAVGTATVQASAGARTGSVSIRVVPVAVASVVVSPDTATLLVADTKRLGAVLRAAGGAEITGRAVAWSSDAEAVATVGADGTVTARDAGTATITAEAGGRKGTATVTVVAAPIPSLRLSQVASGLGPAPTHLAAPQGDSRLFVVQVDGQVRIVRGGIVLPGLFLDLRGKVVHDVEQGAFSLAFHPRFASNGHVFVNYTDPAGDIRVERYTVGADPDRADPASVKLILHIDHPPTREHFGGELAFGPDGKLYVSVGDGGQGHERNAQDRSTLLGKILRIDVDAGDPYAIPADNPFVGQAGARGEIWAYGLRNPWRMSFDPEAGLLYVADVGETHWEEVNVVPAGQGGLNYGWPRLEGSHCYPAGTTGCDRSGTVLPAVEYPHDGTPGAAGSAHPTGCSVTGGYVYRGSRMPGLRGHYFYGDLCKGWVRSFRYRNGRAEEQRQWTVDNVALLVSFGRDGAGELYALTHNGRILKFVPAGN, from the coding sequence ATGGACGAGATGCTCGGATCGCCGGTTCGGCCGGGAAGGCTCCCGGTCGCGCTCCTGCTCGCCGCGCTGGCAACGTGCTCCCCCGACGACGTGAACCGGCCCAGGGAGGTGGCCGCGGTGGAGGTCGTCGCCCCCGTGGACTCCGTGGAGGTGGGCGGCACCCTCCAGCTCGCCGCCACCCCCCGCGCGTCCGACGGCTCGGAGCTTCCCACCGTGCCGGTCTCCTGGGCGACGCCGGACGGAGAGGTGGCGAGCGTGGACGATGCGGGCCGGGTCACCGGGAAGGCGGTGGGCACGGCCACGGTGCAGGCCAGCGCCGGCGCGCGGACCGGGTCGGTGTCGATCCGGGTGGTCCCGGTGGCGGTCGCCTCCGTGGTGGTGAGCCCGGACACGGCCACCCTCCTCGTGGCGGACACGAAGCGCCTGGGGGCGGTCCTCCGCGCCGCCGGTGGCGCGGAGATCACCGGCCGCGCCGTCGCCTGGTCGAGCGACGCCGAAGCGGTCGCCACCGTCGGCGCGGACGGCACCGTCACCGCCCGGGACGCCGGGACGGCCACCATCACCGCGGAGGCGGGGGGGCGGAAGGGGACCGCCACGGTCACCGTGGTGGCCGCGCCGATCCCGTCGCTGCGGCTGTCGCAGGTCGCGAGCGGCCTCGGCCCCGCGCCCACGCACCTGGCCGCCCCGCAGGGCGACAGCCGCCTTTTCGTGGTGCAGGTGGACGGACAGGTGCGGATCGTCCGCGGCGGGATCGTGCTCCCCGGGCTCTTCCTGGACCTGCGCGGCAAGGTGGTGCACGACGTGGAGCAGGGGGCGTTCAGCCTCGCCTTCCACCCGCGTTTCGCCAGCAACGGGCACGTTTTCGTCAACTACACCGACCCGGCCGGCGACATCCGTGTCGAGCGGTACACGGTGGGCGCCGACCCGGACCGCGCCGACCCCGCGTCCGTGAAGCTGATCCTGCACATCGACCACCCGCCCACCAGGGAGCACTTCGGCGGCGAGCTGGCGTTCGGGCCGGACGGCAAGCTCTACGTGAGCGTGGGCGATGGCGGGCAGGGGCACGAGCGCAACGCCCAGGACCGGAGCACGCTGCTGGGGAAGATCCTGCGCATCGACGTGGACGCCGGCGACCCCTACGCCATCCCCGCCGACAACCCCTTCGTCGGACAGGCGGGGGCCCGCGGCGAGATCTGGGCGTACGGGCTGCGCAACCCCTGGCGCATGTCGTTCGACCCCGAGGCCGGGCTGCTGTACGTGGCCGACGTGGGCGAGACGCACTGGGAGGAGGTCAACGTGGTCCCCGCCGGCCAGGGCGGGCTGAACTACGGGTGGCCTCGGCTGGAGGGGTCGCACTGCTACCCTGCGGGGACCACGGGGTGCGACCGGAGCGGGACCGTCCTCCCCGCGGTGGAGTACCCGCACGACGGTACGCCGGGCGCGGCCGGCTCCGCGCACCCCACCGGCTGCTCGGTCACGGGCGGATACGTGTACCGGGGGAGCCGCATGCCGGGACTGCGCGGACACTACTTCTACGGCGACCTCTGCAAGGGGTGGGTGCGCAGCTTCCGCTACCGCAACGGCAGGGCCGAGGAGCAGCGGCAGTGGACCGTAGACAACGTCGCGCTCCTGGTCTCCTTCGGCCGGGACGGAGCCGGCGAGCTGTACGCCCTCACCCACAACGGGAGGATACTGAAGTTCGTCCCCGCCGGGAACTAG
- a CDS encoding plastocyanin/azurin family copper-binding protein encodes MPRGAQTVTLKRLPVAFAPGSETVEKSTELRGGKTAAVGWNVQAVPAPAAVVKGERWSFSPASVTIRAGEAVRFEYAAGSPHTVTPENPSGFWVERRLANAADNFTLTFNTPGTYRYLCVPHATGFAPGQGMNGVIIVQ; translated from the coding sequence GTGCCGAGGGGTGCGCAGACCGTCACCCTGAAGCGGCTCCCGGTGGCGTTCGCGCCGGGGAGCGAGACGGTCGAGAAGTCCACGGAGCTGCGGGGCGGCAAGACCGCCGCGGTCGGCTGGAACGTGCAGGCGGTGCCCGCGCCCGCGGCGGTGGTGAAGGGAGAGCGCTGGAGCTTCAGCCCCGCCTCCGTGACCATCCGCGCCGGCGAGGCCGTGCGCTTCGAGTACGCGGCCGGGTCGCCGCACACGGTCACGCCGGAGAACCCCTCCGGCTTCTGGGTGGAGCGCCGCCTCGCGAACGCGGCCGACAACTTCACCCTGACCTTCAACACCCCCGGCACCTACCGCTACCTGTGCGTGCCGCACGCCACCGGCTTCGCGCCGGGCCAGGGGATGAACGGCGTCATCATCGTCCAGTAG
- a CDS encoding GNAT family protein produces MPCTLPGPAYRVHTPRLVVRCWHPRDAPLLQAAVEASLAHLRPWMPWARAEPKDLDGRIEDLRRFRGNFDLGIDFTCGIFDRAEARVLGGTGLHPRAREQMLEIGYWIHADHVGRGLATEAAAALTRVAFEVNGVDRVEIRCDPLNVRSAAVPARLGFRHEATLHGDALAPDGTPRDTMVWGLVADEYPASPAAAAPVEAWDAAGRRLL; encoded by the coding sequence ATGCCCTGCACCCTCCCCGGACCCGCGTACCGGGTGCACACCCCCCGGCTGGTGGTCCGCTGCTGGCACCCCCGGGACGCACCGCTCCTCCAGGCCGCGGTCGAGGCCAGCCTGGCGCACCTGCGCCCCTGGATGCCCTGGGCGCGGGCGGAGCCCAAGGACCTGGACGGCCGGATCGAGGACCTGCGCCGATTCCGGGGCAACTTCGACCTGGGGATCGACTTCACCTGCGGGATCTTCGACCGGGCCGAGGCGCGGGTGCTCGGGGGGACGGGGCTGCACCCCCGCGCCCGCGAGCAGATGCTGGAGATCGGCTACTGGATCCACGCGGACCACGTGGGCCGGGGGCTGGCGACCGAGGCCGCGGCCGCGCTCACCCGGGTGGCCTTCGAGGTGAACGGGGTGGATCGGGTGGAGATCCGCTGCGACCCGCTGAACGTGCGCAGCGCGGCCGTTCCGGCCCGGCTCGGCTTCCGGCACGAGGCCACCCTCCACGGCGACGCCCTGGCCCCGGACGGCACCCCGCGCGACACCATGGTGTGGGGGCTGGTGGCGGACGAGTACCCGGCCTCCCCCGCGGCGGCGGCGCCGGTGGAGGCCTGGGACGCCGCCGGCCGGCGCCTTCTCTGA
- the nfi gene encoding deoxyribonuclease V (cleaves DNA at apurinic or apyrimidinic sites) produces the protein MEEEHRWDVTPQEARRIQSELRERLVTEPPPGFAPRLAGGADVSFERFAKWGYAGVVVLELAGLETVAEASAVAELTFPYVPGYLSFRELPPIAAAWERLERRPDVLVFDGQGTAHPRRFGVACHGGLLLDVPSIGCAKSLLVGTHGELGEERGSTAPLVHRGETVGMAVRTRTGVKPVYVSPGHRMDLPTAVEIVLRLAPRFREPETTRRSHRLVNELRRRARDDAAPGTNA, from the coding sequence ATGGAGGAGGAGCATCGCTGGGACGTCACCCCGCAGGAGGCCAGGCGGATCCAGTCCGAGCTGCGGGAGCGGCTGGTGACGGAGCCCCCGCCGGGGTTCGCGCCGCGCCTGGCGGGCGGCGCCGACGTGTCGTTCGAGCGCTTCGCGAAGTGGGGGTACGCGGGGGTGGTGGTGCTGGAGCTGGCGGGGCTGGAGACCGTGGCCGAAGCGTCGGCCGTGGCGGAGCTCACCTTTCCCTACGTTCCGGGCTACCTCTCCTTCCGCGAGCTTCCGCCCATCGCCGCGGCGTGGGAGCGGCTGGAGCGCCGGCCGGACGTGCTGGTGTTCGACGGGCAGGGGACGGCGCACCCCCGCCGCTTCGGCGTGGCCTGCCACGGCGGGCTGCTCCTGGACGTCCCCTCCATCGGGTGCGCCAAGTCGCTCCTCGTGGGGACGCACGGGGAGCTGGGCGAGGAGCGCGGCTCCACGGCGCCCCTGGTGCACCGGGGCGAGACGGTGGGGATGGCGGTCCGCACCCGCACGGGGGTGAAGCCGGTGTACGTCTCCCCCGGCCACCGGATGGACCTGCCGACCGCCGTGGAGATCGTGCTCCGGCTGGCGCCCCGCTTCCGCGAGCCGGAGACGACGCGGCGCAGCCACCGCCTGGTGAACGAGCTCCGGCGCCGCGCCCGCGACGACGCGGCGCCCGGCACAAATGCTTGA